The following are encoded together in the Mesoterricola sediminis genome:
- a CDS encoding DinB family protein, whose translation MLPTLEAVAKGFALGTPMLDRAVGDFTPEDWGVRDAAGHDPRWILGHLATYRQSVIALQGQPREDASWMEAFTRGRTAVDIPGDLDMATVMAAFQAAGEVIARGWEALTPERLAAPLGRTLPDGTSTVGDGLRFLAWHEAYHLGQLGLFRKLAGKPGVA comes from the coding sequence ATGCTGCCGACGCTGGAAGCCGTGGCCAAGGGATTCGCCCTGGGGACCCCGATGCTGGATCGGGCCGTGGGGGACTTCACCCCGGAGGACTGGGGGGTCCGGGACGCCGCCGGCCATGATCCCCGCTGGATCCTGGGTCACCTGGCCACCTACCGCCAGAGCGTGATCGCCCTGCAGGGCCAGCCCCGCGAGGACGCCTCCTGGATGGAGGCGTTCACCCGGGGCCGGACCGCCGTGGACATCCCCGGGGACCTGGACATGGCGACGGTGATGGCCGCTTTCCAGGCCGCCGGCGAGGTCATCGCCCGGGGCTGGGAGGCCCTCACCCCGGAACGGTTGGCGGCCCCCCTGGGCCGCACCCTGCCGGACGGAACCTCCACCGTGGGGGACGGCCTTCGCTTCCTGGCCTGGCATGAGGCCTACCACCTGGGGCAGCTGGGGCTCTTCCGCAAGCTCGCCGGCAAGCCCGGCGTCGCCTGA
- a CDS encoding DUF7544 domain-containing protein: MISVTDPIQRSIDWTKKVLFQPFDLGTWCVMGFASFLAALGSGGGGNFRGRNPFKGGHAATMAPAEMFSTAREWVLAHLVLVAAAAVALFVIGILLAWISSRGQFVFLESVVTGKAAIAEPWRRHRRAGNSLFLFRLGLGVANLAVLALAGWAGWKLAGPGAFDGPVGLELFRALLGAFAILLPAGLVLFLIGLVLRDFVVPVMYIRGCGAAEGYGLLWREVIRGNGGSFVLFYFLRLVLALAAGIVVLLGSCLTCCVAALPYVSSVVFLPIAFFFRSYPLHFMGQCGEAWRLLPDRP; encoded by the coding sequence ATGATCTCGGTCACGGATCCCATCCAGCGGTCCATCGACTGGACCAAGAAGGTCCTTTTCCAGCCCTTCGACCTGGGCACCTGGTGCGTGATGGGCTTCGCCTCCTTCCTGGCCGCCCTGGGGAGCGGTGGGGGCGGCAATTTCCGGGGCCGGAACCCGTTCAAGGGCGGGCACGCGGCCACCATGGCCCCGGCCGAGATGTTCTCCACGGCGCGGGAATGGGTCCTGGCCCACCTGGTCCTGGTCGCGGCCGCGGCGGTCGCGCTCTTCGTCATCGGCATCCTCCTCGCCTGGATCTCCAGCCGGGGCCAGTTCGTGTTCCTGGAGTCCGTGGTCACCGGCAAGGCCGCCATCGCGGAGCCCTGGCGGCGCCATCGCCGGGCCGGGAACAGCCTCTTCCTCTTCCGGCTCGGGCTGGGGGTCGCGAACCTGGCCGTGCTCGCCCTGGCGGGGTGGGCCGGGTGGAAGCTGGCCGGGCCCGGCGCCTTCGACGGTCCCGTCGGGCTGGAGCTCTTCCGGGCCCTCCTGGGGGCCTTCGCCATCCTCCTGCCGGCGGGCCTCGTGCTCTTCCTCATCGGGCTCGTCCTCCGGGACTTCGTCGTGCCGGTCATGTACATCCGCGGCTGCGGAGCCGCCGAGGGCTACGGCCTCCTCTGGCGGGAGGTGATCCGGGGCAACGGCGGCAGCTTCGTGCTCTTCTACTTCCTGCGGCTGGTCCTGGCCCTGGCCGCGGGGATCGTCGTGCTCCTGGGCTCCTGCCTCACCTGCTGCGTCGCGGCCCTCCCCTACGTCAGCTCCGTGGTCTTCCTGCCCATCGCCTTCTTCTTCCGCAGCTACCCGCTCCACTTCATGGGGCAGTGCGGCGAGGCCTGGCGCCTGCTTCCGGACCGGCCCTGA
- a CDS encoding phospholipase D-like domain-containing protein, translated as MRVSDALRAFLLSAALPALAAGTTQLIQSVPSETALAHPGLAFARDAWVEVIRGARTRLDFAEFYIAQVPGGALEPVLRELEAAGARGVKTRFILSSRMLDQDPASVERLKRVKGLELRIFDLKGVSGGILHAKYFLADGREAVLGSQNFDWRALEHIHELGLRSTEPALVDRLQEVFEADWAFALDKSLPKPKGRPGPAGDLELVASPPFLSPGTVRPALDALVELLDGARTSIQVQLLQYSPVSRKGIYWNAIDRALRAAAVRGVKVQLLISDWVYKSRGLAHLKSLAVLPNVEVRIASIPEASTGHIPYARTIHSKYLVVDGAVLWVGTSNWEEDYFEASRNVEAILRRPEAARLGGEIFTRVWTSPYAKPLNPVGTYTPRKVD; from the coding sequence ATGCGAGTTTCCGACGCCCTTCGCGCCTTCCTCCTCTCCGCCGCCCTTCCCGCCCTGGCGGCGGGCACCACGCAGCTCATCCAGTCGGTGCCGTCGGAGACCGCCCTGGCCCACCCCGGCCTGGCCTTCGCGCGCGACGCCTGGGTGGAGGTGATCCGCGGCGCCCGGACGCGCCTGGACTTCGCCGAGTTCTACATCGCCCAGGTGCCCGGGGGCGCCCTGGAGCCCGTGCTCCGGGAGCTCGAGGCCGCCGGGGCCCGGGGCGTGAAGACCCGCTTCATCCTCAGCAGCCGCATGCTGGACCAGGATCCCGCCTCCGTGGAGCGCCTGAAGCGCGTCAAGGGCCTGGAGCTGCGGATCTTCGACCTGAAGGGCGTCTCCGGCGGGATCCTCCACGCCAAGTACTTCCTCGCCGACGGCCGCGAGGCCGTCCTGGGCAGCCAGAACTTCGACTGGCGGGCCCTTGAGCACATCCACGAGCTGGGCCTCCGCTCCACCGAACCCGCCCTGGTGGACCGCCTCCAGGAGGTCTTCGAGGCCGACTGGGCCTTCGCCCTGGACAAGTCCCTGCCCAAGCCCAAGGGCCGGCCCGGCCCCGCCGGGGACCTGGAGCTGGTGGCCAGCCCCCCCTTCCTCTCCCCCGGCACCGTCCGCCCCGCCCTGGACGCCCTCGTGGAGCTGCTGGACGGGGCCCGGACCTCCATCCAGGTCCAGCTCCTGCAGTACTCCCCCGTGAGCCGGAAGGGGATCTACTGGAACGCCATCGACCGGGCCCTGCGCGCCGCCGCCGTCCGCGGCGTCAAGGTGCAGCTCCTCATCTCCGACTGGGTCTACAAGAGCCGCGGCCTCGCCCACCTCAAGTCCCTGGCCGTGCTCCCCAACGTCGAGGTGCGCATCGCCTCCATCCCCGAGGCCTCCACGGGGCACATCCCCTACGCCCGGACCATCCACAGCAAGTACCTCGTCGTGGACGGCGCGGTCCTCTGGGTGGGGACGAGCAACTGGGAGGAGGACTACTTCGAGGCCAGCCGCAACGTGGAGGCGATCCTGCGCCGCCCCGAGGCCGCCCGCCTGGGCGGCGAGATCTTCACCCGGGTCTGGACCAGCCCTTACGCCAAACCCCTGAATCCGGTCGGCACCTACACCCCGCGCAAGGTCGACTGA
- the nrfD gene encoding NrfD/PsrC family molybdoenzyme membrane anchor subunit, with the protein MDTPVRNDRFRAGFWTVLCALFTLAFLVIAVLRFTKGLGAVTNLSDRFPWGLWIGFDLLCGVGLAAGAFTVTACVHLFNLKAYEPIVRPTILTGFLGYVFVIVALLLDLGQPWNIWHAIIYWNHHSVMFEVAWCVMLYTTVLSIEFSPVVLERFGFHKVAHMIHKFITPLVIVGVCLSTLHQSSLGSVYLIVPSKLHPIWYTPMLPLLFFTSAVGAGLGMVVIESYLSGRAFGRHLEMDLLAPLGRVMVAVLSIYGLMRIQTIAHNGAFRDIIGLTYEGKMFILEFAIGVLAPVILLAIDKVRNNPTGLVTGAFLAVMGFVVNRLNVSVTGMERSAGIHYIPSAMEITVSIALVGIGMAIFALACRYLPIFPDAKGAKRSRRPASPSPDLVPAEEGR; encoded by the coding sequence ATGGATACCCCTGTGCGCAACGACCGCTTCCGCGCCGGCTTCTGGACGGTGCTCTGCGCCCTGTTCACGCTGGCCTTCCTGGTCATCGCGGTCCTCCGGTTCACCAAGGGCCTCGGCGCGGTGACGAACCTCAGCGACCGCTTCCCCTGGGGCCTCTGGATCGGCTTCGACCTGCTCTGCGGCGTCGGCCTCGCCGCCGGCGCCTTCACGGTCACGGCCTGCGTCCACCTCTTCAACCTGAAGGCCTACGAGCCGATCGTCAGGCCCACCATCCTCACGGGCTTCCTCGGCTACGTCTTCGTGATCGTCGCCCTCCTCCTGGACCTCGGCCAGCCCTGGAACATCTGGCACGCCATCATCTACTGGAACCACCACTCGGTGATGTTCGAGGTGGCCTGGTGCGTGATGCTCTACACCACGGTCCTCTCCATCGAGTTCTCCCCCGTGGTCCTGGAGCGGTTCGGGTTCCACAAGGTCGCCCACATGATCCACAAGTTCATCACCCCGCTCGTGATCGTGGGCGTCTGCCTCTCCACCCTCCACCAGTCCTCCCTGGGTTCGGTCTACCTGATCGTCCCCTCCAAGCTCCACCCGATCTGGTACACCCCGATGCTGCCGCTCCTCTTCTTCACCTCCGCGGTGGGCGCCGGCCTGGGCATGGTGGTGATCGAGTCCTACCTCAGCGGCCGCGCCTTCGGGAGGCACCTGGAGATGGACCTGCTCGCGCCCCTCGGCCGCGTCATGGTGGCGGTCCTGTCGATATACGGACTCATGCGCATCCAGACCATCGCGCACAACGGCGCCTTCCGGGATATCATCGGCCTCACCTACGAGGGCAAGATGTTCATCCTGGAGTTCGCCATCGGCGTGCTGGCCCCCGTCATCCTGCTGGCGATCGACAAGGTGCGCAACAACCCCACCGGCCTCGTGACCGGCGCCTTCCTGGCGGTGATGGGCTTCGTGGTCAACCGTCTGAACGTGAGCGTCACGGGCATGGAGCGCTCCGCGGGCATCCACTACATCCCGTCGGCCATGGAGATCACCGTCTCCATCGCCCTCGTCGGCATCGGCATGGCGATCTTCGCCCTGGCCTGCCGCTACCTGCCCATCTTCCCCGACGCCAAGGGCGCCAAGCGGTCCAGGCGCCCCGCCTCCCCGTCGCCCGACCTGGTCCCGGCCGAAGAGGGCCGCTAG
- the lpxD gene encoding UDP-3-O-(3-hydroxymyristoyl)glucosamine N-acyltransferase produces the protein MPGPSLTALELAQRLEGTLQGCPPDRVLTRVLPLDEAGEGDLSFLSNPKYRAKAHESAAGLILADAGADLGDRPVLVVKNPYWAFAQAVGWLYPEPEPEFHDGPVHPAARLGEGVRLGYGATVGARTVIGARTRIHPGVHIAEDCVVGEDCEFFPGAVLYRGTRVGDRVRVHANAVLGSDGFGYVPVQGVHRKIPQVGWVEVGDDVEIGAASTVDRGALGPTRVGAGTKIDNLCQIAHNVQVGEHCVMASMTGISGSTTLGHHVTLAGKVGTAGHIHIGNGAICTGNCMVGKDVPDGAMMSGHLARPHRDWLEAQAALGRLPGVLRTLKQKGIL, from the coding sequence ATGCCCGGACCCAGCCTGACCGCCCTTGAACTCGCCCAACGTCTGGAAGGGACCCTCCAGGGGTGCCCGCCGGACCGCGTCCTGACCCGGGTCCTGCCCCTGGACGAGGCCGGGGAGGGCGACCTCAGCTTCCTCTCCAATCCCAAGTACCGCGCCAAGGCCCACGAGAGCGCCGCGGGCCTCATCCTGGCCGACGCCGGGGCGGACCTGGGCGACCGGCCGGTCCTCGTCGTGAAGAACCCCTACTGGGCCTTCGCCCAGGCCGTGGGCTGGCTGTATCCCGAACCGGAGCCCGAGTTCCACGACGGTCCCGTCCACCCCGCCGCGCGGCTGGGTGAGGGGGTGCGCCTGGGCTACGGCGCCACCGTCGGCGCCCGGACCGTGATCGGGGCCCGCACCCGCATCCATCCCGGCGTGCACATCGCCGAGGACTGCGTGGTGGGCGAGGACTGCGAGTTCTTCCCCGGCGCCGTCCTCTACCGGGGCACCCGCGTCGGCGACCGGGTCCGCGTCCACGCCAACGCCGTCCTGGGCTCCGACGGCTTCGGCTACGTGCCCGTCCAGGGCGTCCACCGCAAGATCCCCCAGGTGGGCTGGGTCGAGGTGGGGGACGACGTGGAGATCGGCGCGGCCTCGACGGTGGACCGCGGGGCCCTGGGCCCCACCCGCGTGGGCGCGGGCACAAAGATCGACAACCTCTGCCAGATCGCCCACAACGTCCAGGTCGGCGAGCACTGCGTCATGGCCTCCATGACGGGCATCTCGGGCAGCACCACCCTCGGCCACCACGTGACCCTGGCCGGCAAGGTGGGCACCGCCGGGCACATCCACATCGGCAACGGGGCGATCTGCACGGGCAACTGCATGGTGGGCAAGGACGTGCCCGACGGCGCCATGATGAGCGGCCACCTGGCCCGGCCCCACCGGGACTGGCTGGAGGCCCAGGCGGCCCTGGGACGCCTGCCGGGCGTGCTGCGGACCCTCAAGCAGAAGGGCATCCTCTGA
- a CDS encoding NAD-dependent malic enzyme, whose translation MRTFSFKIDPLTGEEYYEVYARGRQLLNDPHLNKASAFTPEERATLGLDGLLRSAVTDLDAQVDRAYEAFQHKPDDLEKYIFLVALQDRSEVIFYKLVTDHLKEMVPIVYTPTVGTACLQMSNIQRRFRGIYITPENIGHIDQVLQNITLPQVSLIVVTDGERILGLGDLGSDGMGIPVGKVSLYVAAGGLHPHVCLPVCLDVGTNNQRLLDDPFYLGYRQPRLRGEAYERMVETFVMAVKRHFPDALLQWEDFGKGTAFKNLERYRDRILSFNDDIQGTGSTAIAALMTAMRIKQHRFSDERYMIVGMGQAGTGIAMNILAALEAEGLSREDAASRIFAIDMQGLLVDDDPALDAPQRPFAQRRAAVSGWTLEAPGRIGMMDVVRNARPTVLVGVTAQTGLFSEQVLREVGQATDRPIVFALSNPTSKCEATPEQVWKATDGKGLVATGSPFPPMEWNGRILRSSQCNNMYIFPGVGLGALVAKASKVTDGMLLAASRAISGMVTPEQEAQGLMLPPMEDIRRASTEVAFAVARQAREEGLGRLADDAELRLLIEKAQWTPHFVPYRAG comes from the coding sequence ATGAGGACCTTTTCCTTCAAGATCGACCCTTTAACGGGGGAGGAGTACTACGAGGTCTATGCCAGGGGCCGGCAGCTCCTCAACGACCCCCACCTGAACAAGGCCTCGGCCTTCACCCCGGAGGAGCGGGCCACCCTCGGGCTCGATGGCCTGCTCCGCTCAGCCGTGACGGACCTCGACGCGCAGGTCGACCGCGCCTATGAGGCCTTCCAGCACAAGCCGGACGATCTGGAGAAGTACATCTTTTTAGTCGCCCTTCAGGACCGGAGCGAAGTGATCTTCTACAAGCTCGTCACGGACCACCTGAAGGAGATGGTGCCCATCGTCTACACGCCCACCGTCGGGACGGCCTGCCTGCAGATGAGCAACATCCAGCGCCGGTTCCGGGGCATCTACATCACCCCGGAAAACATCGGACATATCGATCAGGTTCTCCAGAACATCACCCTGCCCCAGGTGAGCCTCATCGTGGTGACGGACGGCGAGCGCATCCTGGGCCTGGGCGACCTGGGCTCCGACGGCATGGGCATCCCCGTCGGCAAGGTGAGCCTCTACGTGGCCGCGGGCGGCCTGCACCCCCACGTGTGCCTCCCGGTCTGCCTCGACGTGGGCACCAACAACCAGCGGCTCCTGGACGATCCCTTCTACCTCGGCTACCGCCAGCCCCGCCTGCGCGGAGAGGCCTACGAGCGCATGGTCGAGACCTTCGTCATGGCCGTCAAGCGCCACTTCCCCGACGCCCTCCTGCAGTGGGAGGACTTCGGCAAGGGCACCGCCTTCAAGAACCTCGAGCGCTACCGCGACCGGATCCTCTCCTTCAACGACGACATCCAGGGCACCGGCTCCACCGCCATCGCGGCCCTGATGACGGCCATGCGGATCAAGCAGCACCGCTTCTCGGACGAGCGGTACATGATCGTCGGCATGGGCCAGGCCGGGACGGGCATCGCCATGAACATCCTCGCCGCGCTGGAGGCCGAGGGCCTCTCCCGCGAGGACGCCGCCTCCCGCATCTTCGCCATCGACATGCAGGGCCTGCTGGTGGACGACGACCCCGCCCTGGACGCCCCCCAGCGGCCCTTCGCGCAGCGCCGCGCGGCGGTCTCCGGCTGGACCCTCGAGGCCCCCGGCCGGATCGGCATGATGGACGTCGTCCGCAACGCGCGGCCCACCGTCCTCGTCGGCGTGACGGCCCAGACCGGCCTCTTCAGCGAGCAGGTCCTCCGCGAGGTGGGCCAGGCCACGGACAGGCCCATCGTCTTCGCCCTCTCCAACCCCACGTCCAAGTGCGAGGCCACCCCCGAGCAGGTGTGGAAGGCCACCGACGGCAAGGGGCTCGTGGCGACCGGAAGCCCCTTCCCGCCCATGGAGTGGAATGGCCGGATCCTGCGCTCCAGCCAGTGCAACAACATGTACATCTTCCCGGGCGTGGGCCTCGGCGCCCTCGTCGCCAAGGCCTCCAAGGTCACCGACGGCATGCTCCTCGCCGCGAGCCGCGCCATCAGCGGGATGGTCACCCCGGAGCAGGAGGCCCAGGGCCTGATGCTCCCGCCCATGGAGGACATCCGCCGGGCCTCCACCGAAGTGGCCTTCGCCGTGGCCCGCCAGGCCCGCGAGGAGGGCCTGGGCCGCCTCGCCGACGACGCGGAGCTCCGCCTCCTCATCGAGAAGGCCCAGTGGACGCCGCACTTCGTGCCCTACCGGGCCGGCTGA
- a CDS encoding plasmid pRiA4b ORF-3 family protein: MTAGTREALQIKVVLAETDPPVWRRLQVPANLSLAGLHRVLQAAFGWEDDHAHLFRIRDREYGPRNAEPALGLRAESTTLAALRVGPGDVFAYEYGVEDAWTHLATVEGRLAPAPPLAAPVCTGGRMACPPEGSGGPLAFRERMAAAQDPSHPEHGQAKTSFPAGWDPYRFDLDLANAALQRPAR; the protein is encoded by the coding sequence ATGACCGCCGGAACCAGGGAGGCGCTCCAGATCAAGGTCGTCCTCGCGGAGACGGATCCCCCCGTGTGGCGCCGGCTCCAGGTCCCCGCGAACCTGAGCCTGGCCGGCCTCCACCGGGTCCTGCAGGCCGCCTTCGGGTGGGAGGACGACCACGCCCACCTCTTCCGCATCCGCGACCGGGAGTACGGCCCCCGGAACGCGGAACCCGCCCTGGGCCTGCGCGCCGAGTCCACGACCCTGGCGGCCCTCCGGGTGGGGCCCGGGGACGTGTTCGCCTACGAGTACGGCGTCGAGGACGCGTGGACCCACCTGGCCACGGTGGAGGGGCGCCTGGCCCCCGCGCCGCCCCTGGCGGCGCCCGTGTGCACCGGAGGCCGCATGGCCTGCCCGCCGGAAGGCTCCGGCGGGCCCCTCGCCTTCCGGGAGCGGATGGCCGCCGCCCAGGACCCCAGCCACCCCGAGCACGGCCAGGCGAAGACCAGCTTCCCCGCCGGCTGGGACCCCTACCGCTTCGACCTGGACCTCGCCAACGCCGCCCTCCAGCGGCCGGCCCGCTGA
- a CDS encoding methyl-accepting chemotaxis protein, with protein sequence MVSARGYNRIRREAERAQAMASGLQPLDAPPADGMPGVARPLASALDQVRARFRQLVASARDLSIRIAVDTARLHRHAGQVADDAVGQREEAARLARATDQVAGLSASVAASASQMADTAGRNLAAAEASRADLEDLRRRVAEVTGRMVQFSATVEDLSRRAQVVDGLGKLIRGIAQQTNLLALNAAIEAAHAGHVGRGFAVVADEVRKLAVHTGEATEDIETQVSGMLGLVETTQAENQAIRAAMETSNDAVGRTSDHFGRLIDDFQELQQSVASVSDAVERLDGISRDLSGGISALLGRAEATAGAAAGMAEGIQGLRASTEAVQDTLSAFRTGGTPFDGLLQGALDLAAAVSAVLAAAAARGLDIWDRDYRRIPGSEPPRFTTRYDAEVEADLRARYDALVGRLQGCVYALAVDGRGYAPAHTTAFSQPPTGNPARDLVHCRHKRLFDDPVGRRAAAGERPALIQTYARDTGEVICDLSVPVRVGDRPWGAVRVGFDSAFLV encoded by the coding sequence GTGGTTTCAGCCAGGGGCTACAACCGCATCCGCCGGGAGGCCGAGCGCGCCCAGGCCATGGCCTCGGGGCTCCAGCCCCTGGACGCGCCTCCAGCGGACGGGATGCCCGGCGTTGCCCGTCCCCTCGCGAGCGCCCTGGACCAGGTGCGCGCCCGGTTCCGCCAGCTGGTGGCCTCGGCCCGGGACCTGTCCATCCGCATCGCCGTGGACACCGCCCGCCTGCACCGGCACGCGGGCCAGGTGGCGGACGACGCCGTGGGGCAGCGGGAGGAGGCGGCCCGGCTGGCCCGGGCCACGGACCAGGTGGCCGGACTCTCCGCCTCGGTCGCCGCCAGCGCCTCCCAGATGGCGGACACCGCGGGCCGCAACCTGGCCGCCGCCGAGGCCTCCCGCGCCGACCTGGAGGACCTGCGGCGCCGGGTGGCGGAGGTGACCGGGCGCATGGTCCAGTTCTCCGCGACCGTGGAGGACCTCTCCCGGCGGGCCCAGGTGGTGGACGGCCTGGGCAAGCTCATCCGGGGGATCGCCCAGCAGACCAACCTCCTGGCCCTGAACGCGGCCATCGAGGCCGCCCACGCCGGGCACGTGGGCCGCGGCTTCGCGGTGGTGGCCGACGAGGTCCGGAAGCTCGCCGTCCACACGGGGGAGGCCACCGAGGACATCGAGACCCAGGTCAGCGGCATGCTCGGCCTCGTCGAAACCACCCAGGCGGAGAACCAGGCGATCCGGGCCGCCATGGAGACCTCCAACGATGCGGTGGGTCGGACCAGCGACCACTTCGGCCGCCTCATCGACGATTTCCAGGAACTCCAGCAATCCGTGGCCTCCGTCTCGGACGCCGTCGAGCGCCTGGACGGGATCAGCCGGGACCTGAGCGGCGGCATCTCCGCCCTCCTGGGCCGGGCCGAGGCCACCGCCGGCGCCGCGGCCGGCATGGCGGAGGGCATCCAGGGCCTGCGGGCCAGCACGGAGGCCGTCCAGGACACCCTCTCCGCCTTCCGCACCGGCGGCACCCCCTTCGATGGCCTCCTGCAGGGCGCCCTGGACCTGGCCGCCGCCGTGTCGGCCGTCCTCGCCGCGGCGGCGGCCCGGGGCCTCGACATCTGGGACCGGGACTACCGCCGGATCCCCGGCTCCGAACCCCCCCGCTTCACGACCCGCTACGACGCGGAGGTGGAGGCGGACCTGCGCGCCCGCTACGACGCCCTGGTCGGCCGCCTTCAGGGCTGCGTCTACGCCCTGGCCGTGGACGGGCGGGGCTACGCGCCCGCCCACACCACCGCCTTCTCCCAGCCGCCCACCGGCAACCCGGCCCGGGACCTGGTCCACTGCCGGCACAAGCGCCTCTTCGACGACCCGGTGGGGCGGAGGGCCGCCGCCGGAGAGCGGCCGGCCCTCATCCAGACCTATGCCCGCGACACGGGCGAAGTGATCTGCGACCTCTCGGTGCCCGTGCGCGTCGGCGACCGCCCCTGGGGCGCCGTCCGGGTCGGCTTCGATTCCGCCTTCCTCGTCTGA
- a CDS encoding 4Fe-4S dicluster domain-containing protein, producing MTVGLLYDSTRCVGCHACSQACKEQNKLPGEVQDHTTAYTWTVVKEHEGAFVRQMCMHCLEPSCASVCPVGALHKTKEGPVVYDAKKCMGCRYCMLACPFEVPKYQWDRAVPVVGKCIMCYDRVKEGKATACAEACPTQATVFGERKELIMDARERMRANPSGYQDAIYGIKEVGGTGVLMLSGVPFASLGLKTGLPEEAPPMRTWQVLSKIPDFVAIWAASLYAIHWITKRRDDVAKAEGGE from the coding sequence ATGACGGTCGGACTTCTCTATGATTCAACGCGCTGTGTGGGTTGCCACGCGTGTTCTCAAGCCTGCAAGGAGCAGAACAAGCTCCCGGGGGAGGTGCAGGACCATACGACGGCCTACACCTGGACGGTCGTGAAGGAGCATGAGGGGGCTTTCGTCCGCCAGATGTGCATGCACTGCCTGGAACCCTCCTGCGCCTCCGTCTGCCCGGTTGGGGCCCTCCACAAGACCAAGGAAGGCCCCGTCGTCTACGACGCCAAGAAGTGCATGGGCTGCCGCTACTGCATGCTCGCTTGCCCCTTCGAGGTGCCCAAGTACCAGTGGGACCGCGCGGTGCCCGTCGTCGGCAAGTGCATCATGTGCTACGACCGCGTCAAGGAAGGGAAGGCCACGGCCTGCGCCGAGGCCTGCCCGACGCAGGCGACGGTCTTCGGCGAGCGCAAGGAACTCATCATGGACGCCCGGGAGCGGATGCGGGCCAACCCCTCCGGCTACCAGGACGCCATCTACGGCATCAAGGAGGTCGGCGGGACCGGCGTCCTGATGCTCTCCGGCGTGCCCTTCGCGAGCCTCGGCCTCAAGACCGGGCTGCCCGAGGAGGCCCCGCCCATGCGCACCTGGCAGGTGCTCTCCAAGATCCCCGATTTCGTGGCCATCTGGGCCGCGTCCCTCTATGCGATCCACTGGATCACCAAGCGTCGTGACGACGTCGCCAAGGCCGAAGGAGGCGAGTGA